GTGTAATAAAACTCGCCGTCCGGGATGTTGTGGCGGCCGGCCGCGATGATGCCTTTGCGCCCCTCGATGTCGACCGTCACATCCGTGCCGTTCGAGCCGACGATGCGAACCTTGCTCGCCGCGTCGAATTTCGCCGCCGCGGCCTGCATCGAACGTTCGATCTCGGCATAGTCGACGTTCGCCGCGCCGTAGATGAAGTTTTCCAGCTCCTCGAGGGACATCTCCGCATCCTGCGCGTAGCCCTGCGTCGGGAACTTGGTCAGCACCCATTTCGCCTTGTCCGCCATCAAATGCTCGAGCGCCGGACGTCGAGCCTTGCTGCGCAGCGTCATCCGGCGGGACTCGACGTTCGTCAGCTCCTTCGTATTTTCCTCCGACAAAATGTTGACGTACCCGTCCATATGGTAAAAGAGCAGCTCCGTCCAGCCGGCGTACCCGATCTGCTCCTCCGTCCCTTCGCGCATGAGCGTGCCGAGCAAGCCTGGAACCTCTACGTTCGTGTGCGGGTAGCCCCCTGCCTTCAGCACGCTCTTGTACACTTCCCGAATCAAAGGAATGGCGCTCGTCGAGCCGTTGATCAGTATTTTCTCCCCGGGCTGCACCTTGAGCGAGTGATTGACGAGGATGTCGGCCAGCCTTACAATTCTTTCGTCGGCCATCGAACTACCACCTTTGTTTTATATTTGTAGACCATTATAAACGAAGGGGACGTTTGCTGGCAAAAAGGAAAGCGGCCGCCGCGCCGGCGGCGGCGCACGCCGCGGCGATGCCTGGCGGAGCGACGACGGCGAGCGGAACGGCGAGCAGCGCGGTCAGGACGAGCTGCGCCGTCCGCTGCACCGACCGCTGCGACCGCTCGCGCAGGGCGTC
This DNA window, taken from Paenibacillus sp., encodes the following:
- a CDS encoding aminopeptidase, with translation MADERIVRLADILVNHSLKVQPGEKILINGSTSAIPLIREVYKSVLKAGGYPHTNVEVPGLLGTLMREGTEEQIGYAGWTELLFYHMDGYVNILSEENTKELTNVESRRMTLRSKARRPALEHLMADKAKWVLTKFPTQGYAQDAEMSLEELENFIYGAANVDYAEIERSMQAAAAKFDAASKVRIVGSNGTDVTVDIEGRKGIIAAGRHNIPDGEFYYTPNFRKTEGTIFFEWPTTYRGREISGIRLVFREGQVVEATAQKGQEFLEEALNSDEGARYLGELGIGANYGITRPTKDILFDEKIGGSIHLALGQAYEQGGPDGNKSVIHWDIVKGLMDGGEIYLDGELVQKNGKWVF